One genomic segment of Elgaria multicarinata webbii isolate HBS135686 ecotype San Diego chromosome 9, rElgMul1.1.pri, whole genome shotgun sequence includes these proteins:
- the IKBIP gene encoding inhibitor of nuclear factor kappa-B kinase-interacting protein isoform X1 — protein sequence MSEVKRRKKANLSAKPDEEQQNKQSDLGSKNSVWMEPRTASSLLSLAACVGLTWFLFQQSAQLAAVEKKYHLLKQDAVKFEDMENKINIISEKFESSLGILEESSSSISMMTKFEQEVSSLRKMIYDIQDSEQTHSKRIERINEKFQILIDSWKKSQAEMDTNTSRLKSEAKLLHSEITSQINAVDQRLKSLSERLKDLEDSTVRNLKTLNRQEKDELAKVEQQLQSDIQATGKLEEQQNNLLARNRDLSQKLVDYEPKLQECKTHLPAIGNAIHSVVRVSSELTAVEKKMEDMTIKVFSVEDEMMKAISEIMDIQKTLEDMQYENSIIKLQNEMLVLKEKVKDSADSATEVAEESHNSVNV from the exons ATGTCTGAAGTTAAGCGAAGAAAGAAAGCTAACCTTTCAGCCAAACCAGATGAAGAGCAACAAAATAAGCAATCGGATTTGGGGAGTAAAAATTCTGTGTGGATGGAGCCACGAACGGCCTCAAGTTTACTGTCCCTTGCTGCTTGTGTAGGACTAACATG GTTTCTTTTTCAGCAGTCAGCTCAGCTGGCTGCTGTAGAGAAGAAGTACCATTTACTAAAGCAGGATGCAGTAAAGTTTGAAGATATGGAAAATAAGATTAATATAATCTctgagaag TTTGAATCATCTTTGGGTATCCTGGAAGAATCCTCTTCATCTATCTCTATGATGACCAAATTTGAGCAAGAAGTTTCCAGCCTCCGTAAGATGATATATGACATTCAAGACAGTGAACAGACACATTCTAAACGGATAGAGAGGATTAATGAGAAATTTCAGATTTTAATTGACTCCTGGAAAAAAAGCCAGGCAGAAATGGATACAAATACTAGCAGATTGAAATCAGAAGCCAAGCTTTTACATAGTGAGATTACCTCTCAAATCAATGCAGTAGACCAAAGACTAAAATCTCTCTCTGAAAGACTGAAAGATCTAGAAGACAGTACAGTAAGAAATCTCAAAACATTAAATAGACAAGAAAAAGATGAACTGGCTAAAGTTGAACAGCAGCTGCAGTCTGATATACAGGCAACTGGAAAACTAGAAGAACAGCAGAACAATCTGTTAGCCAGGAATAGGGATCTGAGTCAAAAGCTTGTGGATTATGAACCCAAATTGCAAGAGTGCAAAACCCATTTGCCAGCAATAGGGAATGCTATTCACTCCGTTGTTAGAGTATCAAGCGAGCTGACTGCTGTTGAGAAGAAAATGGAAGACATGACCATAAAGGTTTTTAGTGTGGAAGATGAAATGATGAAAGCTATCTCTGAGATAATGGACATACAAAAAACTCTTGAAGATATGCAGTACGAGAACAGCATAATAAAACTGCAAAATGAAatgcttgttttaaaagaaaaagtcaaAGACTCTGCAGATTCTGCAACAGAAGTAGCAGAAGAAAGCCACAATAGTGTGAATG TGTGA
- the SLC25A3 gene encoding solute carrier family 25 member 3 isoform X2: protein MFSSIAPLVRLNPFHAPHLQLQQDSLTPRKRPAEPAGTSSTRRSLAAASAEEEYSCEYGSLKFYALCGFGGVLSCGLTHTAVVPLDLVKCRIQVDPQKYKSIFTGFSITVKEDGVRGLAKGWAPTFFGYSMQGLCKFGFYEVFKVLYGNMLGEENSYLWRTSLYLAASASAEFFADIALAPMEAAKVRIQTQPGYANTLRQAAPKMFAEEGIWAFYKGVAPLWMRQIPYTMMKFACFERTVEALYKYVVPKPRSECSKGEQLVVTFVAGYIAGVFCAIVSHPADSVVSVLNKEKGSSALQVLKRLGMKGVWKGLFARIIMIGTLTALQWFIYDSVKVYFKLPRPPPPEMPESLKKKLGLTE, encoded by the exons ATGTTCTCGTCTATCGCGCCGCTTGTGCGGCTCAACCCATTCCACGCTCCTCATCTGCAATTGCAGCAGGACAGCCTCACCCCGAGGAAGCGTCCGGCTGAGCCCGCGGGGACCTCAAGCACTCGGCGGAGCCTAGCAGCCGCTTCCGCAGAAG AGGAATACAGTTGTGAATATGGATCACTCAAGTTTTATGCTCTCTGTGGCTTTGGTGGGGTCCTAAGTTGTGGTCTGACACACACAGCAGTTGTACCTTTGGATTTAGTGAAGTGCCGCATCCAG GTGGATCCACAAAAATATAAGAGCATCTTCACGGGGTTTTCAATTACTGTTAAAGAAGATGGTGTTCGCGGCTTGGCCAAGGGATGGGCTCCAACCTTTTTTGGATATTCCATGCAAGGGCTCTGCAAATTTGGTTTCTATGAAGTCTTCAAAGTTCTGTACGGCAACATGTTGGGAGAA GAAAATTCCTATCTGTGGCGTACATCATTGTACTTGGCTGCGTCTGCCAGTGCAGAGTTCTTTGCCGATATTGCTCTGGCTCCAATGGAAGCTGCTAAAGTTCGTATTCAAACCCAGCCTGGATACGCTAATACACTTAGGCAAGCGGctccaaaaatgtttgcagaaGAAGGCATTTGGGC TTTCTACAAAGGTGTTGCGCCCTTATGGATGAGACAGATTCCATACACAATGATGAAGTTTGCCTGCTTTGAACGAACTGTGGAAGCTCTTTACAAATATGTTGTTCCCAAACCAAGGAGTGAATGTTCAAAGGGAGAACAGCTGGTTGTTACATTTGTAGCAGGTTATATTG CTGGTGTCTTCTGTGCCATTGTCTCACATCCTGCTGATTCTGTGGTGTCTGTGTTGAACAAAGAAAAGGGCAGTTCAGCTCTTCAAGTACTGAAGAGGCTGGGAATGAAAG GAGTATGGAAGGGTCTTTTTGCACGTATCATCATGATTGGTACCCTGACAGCACTACAGTGGTTCATCTATGACTCCGTTAAAGTTTATTTCAAGCTTCCTCGCCCACCTCCACCTGAGATGCCAGAATCTTTGAAGAAAAAGCTTGGTCTTACTGAGTAG
- the IKBIP gene encoding inhibitor of nuclear factor kappa-B kinase-interacting protein isoform X2, with the protein MSEVKRRKKANLSAKPDEEQQNKQSDLGSKNSVWMEPRTASSLLSLAACVGLTWFLFQQSAQLAAVEKKYHLLKQDAVKFEDMENKINIISEKCEKTLSLMEQLEDHHIIVRMKHLQEEMNTIQIQSNRLIQEEEELQQNLTSLFHAVIKYEESTASVTKNFSVRIATVKTDIRRISGLEADVTLLMENLNTLEDKVDEAEKNTVQSIGDLLTNSIDRTTELRSTASENARQIERIKAKSSELNVDLNKQSNKLLDLESDRAKVLTTVAFANDLKPKVHNLKMDLAHLEPMLDDLTLRIGRLLGDLLERQKEIAFLNKKLSNLTSVQTEVKDLSDDN; encoded by the exons ATGTCTGAAGTTAAGCGAAGAAAGAAAGCTAACCTTTCAGCCAAACCAGATGAAGAGCAACAAAATAAGCAATCGGATTTGGGGAGTAAAAATTCTGTGTGGATGGAGCCACGAACGGCCTCAAGTTTACTGTCCCTTGCTGCTTGTGTAGGACTAACATG GTTTCTTTTTCAGCAGTCAGCTCAGCTGGCTGCTGTAGAGAAGAAGTACCATTTACTAAAGCAGGATGCAGTAAAGTTTGAAGATATGGAAAATAAGATTAATATAATCTctgagaag TGTGAGAAGACATTAAGCTTAATGGAGCAACTGGAAGATCATCATATCATTGTTCGGATGAAGCATCTGCAGGAGGAGATGAACACCATACAGATACAGTCCAATAGGTTAATTCAAGAAGAAGAGGAGCTCCAGCAGAATTTAACATCTCTCTTTCATGCAGTTATTAAATATGAGGAGAGTACAGCTTCTGTAACAAAGAACTTTTCTGTAAGGATTGCCACTGTGAAGACTGATATTAGACGCATTTCAGGTCTTGAAGCAGATGTGACCTTATTGATGGAGAATCTAAATACTCTAGAAGATAAAGTAGATGAAGCTGAAAAGAATACAGTACAGAGTATAGGGGATCTTCTTACAAATAGCATTGACAGGACTACAGAACTAAGAAGTACTGCATCTGAAAATGCTAGACAAATAGAGCGCATTAAAGCAAAATCATCAGAGCTGAATGTGGACCTTAACAAACAATCAAACAAGCTTTTAGATTTGGAAAGTGATAGAGCCAAAGTTCTAACAACAGTAGCCTTTGCAAATGACTTAAAACCTAAAGTGCACAACTTAAAGATGGATTTGGCACATTTGGAACCAATGCTAGACGACTTAACATTAAGAATAGGAAGGCTGCTGGGGGATTTGTTGGAAAGACAGAAGGAAATTGCTTTCCTGAATAAGAAACTCTCTAATTTAACTTCAGTTCAGACTGAAGTTAAGGATTTGAGTGATGATAACTAA
- the SLC25A3 gene encoding solute carrier family 25 member 3 isoform X1: MFSSIAPLVRLNPFHAPHLQLQQDSLTPRKRPAEPAGTSSTRRSLAAASAEADEYSCAYGSGRFFILCGLGGIISCGTTHTALVPLDLVKCRIQVDPQKYKSIFTGFSITVKEDGVRGLAKGWAPTFFGYSMQGLCKFGFYEVFKVLYGNMLGEENSYLWRTSLYLAASASAEFFADIALAPMEAAKVRIQTQPGYANTLRQAAPKMFAEEGIWAFYKGVAPLWMRQIPYTMMKFACFERTVEALYKYVVPKPRSECSKGEQLVVTFVAGYIAGVFCAIVSHPADSVVSVLNKEKGSSALQVLKRLGMKGVWKGLFARIIMIGTLTALQWFIYDSVKVYFKLPRPPPPEMPESLKKKLGLTE; the protein is encoded by the exons ATGTTCTCGTCTATCGCGCCGCTTGTGCGGCTCAACCCATTCCACGCTCCTCATCTGCAATTGCAGCAGGACAGCCTCACCCCGAGGAAGCGTCCGGCTGAGCCCGCGGGGACCTCAAGCACTCGGCGGAGCCTAGCAGCCGCTTCCGCAGAAG CAGACGAATATAGCTGTGCATATGGCTCTGGCAGATTCTTCATCCTTTGTGGTCTTGGTGGGATTATTAGCTGTGGtaccacacacacagcattggTTCCTTTAGATCTCGTTAAATGCCGAATTCAG GTGGATCCACAAAAATATAAGAGCATCTTCACGGGGTTTTCAATTACTGTTAAAGAAGATGGTGTTCGCGGCTTGGCCAAGGGATGGGCTCCAACCTTTTTTGGATATTCCATGCAAGGGCTCTGCAAATTTGGTTTCTATGAAGTCTTCAAAGTTCTGTACGGCAACATGTTGGGAGAA GAAAATTCCTATCTGTGGCGTACATCATTGTACTTGGCTGCGTCTGCCAGTGCAGAGTTCTTTGCCGATATTGCTCTGGCTCCAATGGAAGCTGCTAAAGTTCGTATTCAAACCCAGCCTGGATACGCTAATACACTTAGGCAAGCGGctccaaaaatgtttgcagaaGAAGGCATTTGGGC TTTCTACAAAGGTGTTGCGCCCTTATGGATGAGACAGATTCCATACACAATGATGAAGTTTGCCTGCTTTGAACGAACTGTGGAAGCTCTTTACAAATATGTTGTTCCCAAACCAAGGAGTGAATGTTCAAAGGGAGAACAGCTGGTTGTTACATTTGTAGCAGGTTATATTG CTGGTGTCTTCTGTGCCATTGTCTCACATCCTGCTGATTCTGTGGTGTCTGTGTTGAACAAAGAAAAGGGCAGTTCAGCTCTTCAAGTACTGAAGAGGCTGGGAATGAAAG GAGTATGGAAGGGTCTTTTTGCACGTATCATCATGATTGGTACCCTGACAGCACTACAGTGGTTCATCTATGACTCCGTTAAAGTTTATTTCAAGCTTCCTCGCCCACCTCCACCTGAGATGCCAGAATCTTTGAAGAAAAAGCTTGGTCTTACTGAGTAG